In Tachysurus fulvidraco isolate hzauxx_2018 chromosome 9, HZAU_PFXX_2.0, whole genome shotgun sequence, the sequence ATTTGTTCTCTTGTGGTCCTGAAACGTGAACTAACAATATAATGATCATAATTAACTACAAGGCTGACTTAAAAAAGTATACCTGTAACTGCCCTAGTTCTGACACCGATCATCTGACACGACGGACACTGATAGGCTCCATGAATCTACAGTCtgggctagaaagaaatcagatcCAGCCTCATTTCTTCAAAATctgcttttaaacatttttaagtaGTCAACAATTTAAAATAGATACCAAAAATGTTTGATAAGATATGAGGAGCTTTGCATCTGCTATTAGATTTCACCTGCTGTCCAGTCTATGTTCCCTTTCTACGAGAACTTCCCTTTAGCCATTTGTaaacaaaagagagaagaaaagaaagagaagagaaagttCCATTGTTTATATGATGCTCCAAAGGTAATTTGTGTCATTTCATCTTAAACCGGTCACGACGGTGCTGTGACACAAGCTGCGCAAACAGCACTTTGTGACCTCTGATGGAAACTCTGACGAACAAGACCAGATATGTTCACTAGCAGGCTTAAAAATGAGTGTGCTTGACATTTATGGATCCCATTGATCCATTTAAAGCTTTTAGCATGTTTGCACTGGAGATCCTGTCCATTATGATGCTTAAAAGCTGGACACATCAGTAGCAATAAAgctttgggggtttttttcaaCCTCACCATGTCCAAGTCACACccttatttataataattttaccTGAAATATTGTAGATTTACACCTGAAAACTGCTGCTGGAATCATTTACTCATACTGAACATCAGAACAATTTTTGACTTGATTATTAAAGAGCTGAAAAGAGTAATGATTTAAAATCTCACTATCCAGCATCACCCAGAAGTTCACTATTGAATCTGGTTCTTCTTGAGCTTTCCTGATCTGATGTAGTATGGATGTTTTACCCCATTTCTGAAGCTAAAATAAAAGTCTACTCTTTTCATTCATCGTTAGTAACGGCTTATTCCAGGAAAACTGAGCATGACAAGCTTTTGAGAGTACAACGAAATTGGTGGAAAGTCATTCAGACCATATGTGAGAAGATATAAAACTGAATAAGTTATAAAATTGCACACAATTAATAAATCTAAACAACAAACTTTGGACCCCGGAGCTGTGAAGCTCATGTTTGAGTAGTCCACATGCTAAACAACTGGCAAATTGGTGATCtaatggaaaaaacaacaactctgcAAGGAGATTTgtctatttaaaatatacaaactGGCCACAACGAGCCTACAGAACAGCTTCAATTTACTTTTGCTcataaaaccacctgcctaatgTTGAGTAGGTCTCCCTTttgccaccaaaacagctctgacccacCAAAGCATGATAGACTTCTAAAAATCTCAGGTTTACTGTGGAATCTGGCAGCAAATCCTTTTATGTCCTGCACGTTGTGAGGTGAGACCTCTATAGATTGGTCTAGTCCAGCACGTCCCTCAGTCAGATCTGAGGAATTTGGAGGCACTTTGAAagtctttgtcatgttcctgaaCAATGTTTGCGGTGTGGCAGGAAGCATTATCCGGCTGAAAGAGGACACTGGAATAAGGGAATACTGTTGCCATGACCTTGGTCTACAGCAACGTTTAGGTAGGTGAtgcaaagtaacatccacaggACTCGAGGTTTCCCAGTGGAACATCACACAGCCCAGAGCATTACATCGTATCGGTCAGCCTGtcttcttcccatagtgcatcctgttGCTATCTTTTCCCTAGGTAagcaataaacacatttatttgtttgaggTAGCTCTTTTATGTGGGATTGGACCAGATGAGCTAAGCTTCGCTTTCCAAGCACATCACTGAGGCTTGTGTGTCCATGACCCGGTCAGTAGTTCTAAGGATTTCCAGTTTTAGTAGGTTCTAAACCATTACACCTCAGGAACACCCCAAAAGACCCAGTCAcgtaaccctcaatttctcagatCCTCatgcttgcccatttttcctgcttccaacacatcaacctTAAGAACTAAGttttcacttgctgcctaatatatatataccccAGTGACTGATGACGGTGAATGACCTGTAAAAGTATTCGGTGAACCTTCGTGCCATTGTGGATGGAGGTACCACTTCCACCAGGATAGAAAGAGTTTCACAATCAGAATAATGTTGTAGTTTGCAGTGATGCTTCTCTTGAATGGGACAACTGAACCAAACCatgccaaaaaataaataaataaaagtctaccAACCGAAACGGTTTTGTTTCCATTAATTTGTCACAtatctgtataataaaataaacgtgTCTTTCACAAGAAATTTTGTTGACCAGACCCGAACATATACAGTGTAAACTTATGTATACACTCATAACTATAAGAGCAAGTTACAGAAGATTGTTAATTGAATAGCaagtaatttaataataaaccacATACGGACACAAGTATGACGCAATACAGTCATTAACGTACGAGTATTTAGGATCCAGTGTGAcgcatttacagaaaaataaacagaagttCCCGTCGTCCATTACTATCGATTTTACTCActttattatgtaattatattatatttattgcagACCAGTAAAGAATAGAAAAGAGCACTCATGACCCTCCATTTCAAACGCTTATATTTGTGTGAACTAAGGCAGATGTGCACTCTTGCATCTCAAATAGTTTTAATATTGAAAATGAGGTCCACTTACATGTGGTAACATTGTATAAAGCTCTGACAGGCACTGACTAGCAACGATTTAATGCCATGAGAGAagctaaattttttttgttgttgctttaaaaaaaaaaaaaaaaaaaaaatccagatgtATTTGGATAATTAGCCTACAAACAACAAACTGTTGTACCTTCTGTGGTGAAAAGCGCAAATGAAGTACAGACAGAACAGGACGTTAAACAGTTACTGTTTGGGCTTTGTGGAGAGGTCAGGACTGTTTGTGCCCTTCATGACGTCAACAAATGAATGCTTTAAACTCTCTAAACAGTGAGACAAAATCGTGAGAGGTCAAATTCACAAgtcagcaaaaaacaaacaaacaaacaaacaaaactgttcAGCATATatacatgttttctttaataCAAATGAAGTCTTCTTGCTCTTTTGTTaaggaaagagaaataaaaaacaaaacaaaacaaacaacaaaaaaaggaaacagtTGTTGTTACGGAGGAGTCGTCCAGCAGCGTACGATCATGACGAGTCCCCCGATTAGCTGTCAGTGTCATGGGGGTTTGGGGCGGCACCGACAGGACCGTTTCATAACAAGAGCTATAGCAGCATGGGGCTGGTTTTTTATTAACTGATTGGTGGGATGAGGTCGGCTGACTCTAAGGCGTCTCCAATGTCCAGGTCCTCGCAGACCTCTCCGACGTCCAGATCCTGCCCAGAGTTCCCCCTGTCCAGCTGTTGTTGGGACTGGATCTTTAGAATGAGTTCCTTGATTTCCTCACGTTTTGTCTTCATCCGTTGCTGTGGGAACCAGTCCAGTAAATTCATAGGGAGATGGAAGCTTGGCACAGGGTTCtttgaaaaagagaaaaaaaggagataTCTATATTTAGACAAGATATTTAGACAGATTCAGTATTCGCACTCTAAATCCTTAGCTTGCAGTTCGTTCCTGTTACGATAGGCTAATTTTCTGAAGTTTATTTATAGCGAATGGAGCTCTTGTACTTTGAGAGCGATGCTCACAAATAACAAATCGCaaacctcctttttttttttaaacctggctTCACTGAACGAGTGAGAGTCCTAAAATACTCGCtcctccattctgattggtcagatgatgGTTAATTTGGCCACAAGTTATAGAAAACATTCTCTATGCCTTAATCTTCCTTATTCATATCTGTCAGCTTCAGTGAGTTCCTTTGAAAtaagtaaattaattaaaaaaataaaataaaataaaaaaatcgcTGCTGTGTGTCCAGTCCATTCGCAATGCTCCCAGCAGGCAGGGTTTAGAAACACTTGGTCACAATGAAGCTCTTCCCCTTCATCTGCATGGTACATTTCTTTACCGGTCAGGGTTCAGCTCGGTCTCCTCAACCTAATCAATATCTTGCCAGTGCTACTGAAAAATAGGCTTTCAGTTACAAAACTACCTTCAAAATATAATGCTGATTTGATCACACTGTTATTGTCCAATATGACATGGTTTATGTCTCGCTGTACCTCAAAGAAGCTCTCGACGTATTGCAGCACATAGACGCCACAGTCGCTGAAATTGTCCTGTTGTGGCACCCGCGGGCTTGAGCCCTTCATCAAGTCCTTCCCAAAGCTCCTATGAGTGCTTTTCTTCACTTCCCACTCTACCTCCAGatacctggacacacacacacacacacacacaacacacacacacacagcagtcaaaTATCCTTCAAAGTAGAAAAAGTTCATCTCCACTgcggttttatttttctttgcatttgTTTATACAGAAACTGAACACAAAGTGTAAACGCGGTAACCTACTCTCGCAATGTCTTCACCACTGTAGATCTGGCAGGGCCTCGCAATGAGTCCATGATGAGGATACACGGTCTGAGAGAGGACCACATCACAATAATTAACCCTTGTGAGATCTTCATAAGGATGACAAGCTTCTCACATCTCCACTGCTCAGTTCATCTATCTGACATGGTACTAAAACTACTGACAAATTCACTTTGGTTTCTAATTTAAATAAAGGCTTTTCGATTACAAATAATCAGTGGCAGCTTAAATGTAGAATGTTATTTTTGAAATACATGTCAGAACGTCTTAGAGCTCGTACACGTCCCCCTTTTTGTCTAATAACAACGTCGCGTAAAGAAACACGACTCGAAGAAAGCTGATCTTTAGTCTCAgttaaaaagtacaaaatcttaaattagacatttcatttctttgttttaaagatTGCAGAGTTTCTATTAAAAATCCTATGATTTTCGATGCGCTTCCGACCCTCACTCCTAGTTAGTTATGCTTCCCCCTAGTGGCGATACAAAGTCATTGcacaaatcacaaaaaaaaaaaacatttgcccTTTAATATAGCTCAATTTTATACAGAAGAGTATAACCTAAGTATTACAGAGTTTAGTCTGCTTCccgtttcattttctttttcgcTTTATCATCTCCACTAATAAAATCAGTCTGACAGATCAAGCATGTTTTACATGTGGATGTTTTACTTGTATCTACAACACTGTACGCCGATCTACGCCAATGCTGTACATCTACATTAACACGATGCAGTTCCTGTGTTCAGTTGGCGTACTCACTGTTTGCAGATGGTAGGTTTAGATGCCCACTCCAGGCTCTCTGACGTCACAGTGTCGTCACCAAGGGCTCCGTCTTCGCTGCACTCGTCCTGAAAAGAGTAACGATACGAACGGTGAGACACGAAGCATATAAACTATACTCAGTCCATCCAGATCGTCACAAACTGTGTCTGCACTTTTCTgagatttttaaaattaaacagcGTTCGATAACTGAATAACAGCTTTACTTAAACATTGCAATGTAGTGCAAGTGGATTAACCAAAGTCAACACTGGGTGTTTGTATGAAAATAATGGGCTTCGGGAAATTAATCcacattgtgctgtgccttagAATGGATGTTTGAGTGGAATGCAATAATTTTTACGCAAATGAGACAAGAATCCACTTACATGAGAGGAGCTTTGGTCATCAGAGAAGGTGCCAGGATCTTCACtgctataacacacactgattcgtTGCAAACCatcttaaaataaatcaaagcaaataaataaattttttttaaaagtgtcactttttaaacagtaaaaactTTTGTCAAGAAATCCCGATTCTTCTGTAGCACTCACCTGTGAAATGAGACTGAACCTGTCCGTTGACCCTTTGGCTATGAGTGGTGCAGCTGTGCTCTGGGGCTCGGTGTAGGCAGGAAGATCCGCTCGAGTGGCTCGTGTCCTGTCTTTCAGCTTCAGTATTAACGTCCTCCGGATTGAAGGAGAGCGGCTCCGTGTGAGGCGAAGGCTCCTCCATGCCTCCGTCGTTTAACACGGAGCTCCCTAACTCCGATGGGGACGAAGCCTGGGCTTGAGAATGGGTCTGGGGCTGATAATGAGGATTGGGCTCCACACAGGGTCTCTCTAGACCTGGGAAGCAGATCACTGCGAGATACCAGTGAGCTCTGCTCGTAGGAAAGAGGAGAAACAATGAGGGAAATGGAGACGCGGAATAaatcggggttttttttttttccttctttccaacagcacttttcttttttattttgttgcctTTTCTTCTATAGCAACcgctatatattatatatatatatatacatatatataaaactaaaaaatggTGGGTTTCTGTATATAACTGCGGATACGGCTGTAGGTAAGTAATTgtttcattaatattaatattgtctCAGCGAGTTTATTCTCAccactgtcacctctggcttgctcattaggaatccGTTTATCCATTTTAATCTGTATTCAGAGTTGTTAAATTTCTGAAAAGCTGACGTAGAAGTAGAAAAACGATCGACTTTACACCGTATCACACCATGTAACTCGATTAAGCAAACGACGGCTTACGACTCGTTGATGGGAACGAAGATGAAGTCCTTCTGAAAAAGGTCCACGTGTCGTGTCCATGTTTTTACCCGATTGTGCTTCCTCTTCTGTATCCTAGGAACAATTACAACAGACACTTGGATTAATGCTTGGGTTGGACCAGAGTTACAAACCATGCGTGACCTGAGACGGTAGACCTTACGGTAGGTTTGTTGTGTCCGGTGcacttctcctttctctctggTTGAGTCTCTTGTAGAAGAAGGAGCTAAAAACGTGACTTCTGCATGCGTCGTCCTTTTTCAACTTCTCCATAAAGAGATATCTGTAAAAGCCCAGAGTGAGATCTTTTTCATCCTGTACGTGCTCCTTAATTTCCAGCTATGGATTAAAGGATCTTAAAAGCGCTAACGAGTGCATAATAAAGTCCATGGTCCTGATATTCGGCCTCGTGTTATTTAATGATAGATCCTTCCCATCTCTCATAACAAAACACCATGAAAACGAGGTCACGGTTGGAACCATTTGAGAAGCTCTGAATCCCCCAGCCTCATTTTTCTACCTTACAAACTTTCAGTAGAAAAAGTTACAGTTTTAGATAAGACTGTTTACTACAATAAAACactcactttaaataaaagtctATGATGACGTCGTTCAGAAACTCTCCGTCGTTTAAACAGTGAAGGTCTTCATTCGTCACAGAGATTCCGCCTTTAGCTGGAGGAGGGGGATACACGATTAACCTGGAAAAGAAGGGAGAGGGGAATAAAAACCCATTATACACCAGTGTAAAAACCCTAAAGCCTATTATGTATGCAGGACAGGCAACGCATGTAGCTGATGCATAGATTTTAAACAAGCTCAAGTTCTTCTGAATTTAAAGAAATGTGCAGAGCGGAACATTCTTTTCATACTTGATGATGGGGCCTGTGAACGTGGGCTGCAGCTCTGCCATATCCTCGTCGTCGTCTTCATCGTAGATCCCGTGGAGGGGAGCAGAAAATCGGGTCTGGACCGTCGTCTCTGTCGATGCAGCTGGGGTCGCTGTTACCGTGCTCGCCGTGGCTGCGTTTGCTGTCGCTGTGGTGACGGAGGCATTTGCTGTTGTCGCGGTCGTGGCGGGTGTCGGAGGGGACGGACCCGGTTTGGCTTTCTGAGCTTTTGCCTGGGGACAAGACTAGAGAACATGTCACCAGAAATCTTTTCCATACTGtataaagaaacaacaacaacaacaaaaaaaacctattCTGTAAAACAGATGGATGAGTCTTTACTAATTTAGGTTCGGAAAAGGATTCTAACGCTGCGTGTCTTTTCCCAGAATGTCTCAGTGCTCAACTACAAAGAATTGCTATGATCTCAAACCCATTCAGAAaacccctccctccctcacgcacatgttcctaataaagtgtcagTAGTAAAGGACGTAAAGGTGCCTATATTGAATACAAACACGCaccttttccttctcttttgaTGCTTTGTTATATTGAACCAGTCTAACGTTGGCTTCGTCGAAGGACAATCTAGCAGGGAATTGTGCGAGCTGGTTGTTTCGGCCGATCTCGACCAGGATGTCTTCTAAAATCACCTGCTCTTGCATCGACAGACCGTTCTCAAAAATCAACACTATGTatttctcatccaggtctgtagaggagaaaaaaaatatataaattgttaACACCGTTCGTGTCCAAACTTACTAACGGGTTTCTTTTACAAGCTAATAAACTCATCACGGGTAGCAAAAAGCTCCTAATTTTAGATCACGCAGACTGTGTTTAATGCTGGATGTAATTCATTATCATCGTGTGTGTAGAAATACTGCAGTCTCAAAACGTATTCAAAAATATACATGGACTTGATGAAGGCGTTTGCTGCCCTGAAGCTGCATAATGAATCCAGGAAGCACTTTGTGTAGCTGAAATGAGACGCTCACTTTCACTGCTGCAGTCGTACCACAGGCCGCCGCTCTCTTGGGACATCTTGAGCTGTGTGCGCAGGCGCTGACACTCGCTGTCGCTGGTCTGGAAAAAGAGGACAGGCAGCTTCCTGACGCAGCACCACTCGCAGCTCGTCAGCTCCGACGACCTGAGGCGCACTTTCTCCATCACGTCGATCTCCTGACCTGTACACGTGAATTTCTCGtgaacaaaaaaacccccactaGATTCCTGTTTTATTTCCTATTTGGCCAGGATCAAAACACACCCCTATAATAAAgaattaagctttttttttctctaatatTTATAACTAGCAACTCTTTTCAAAGGAATGACCTCCGTTTGCCGATCGCTTACCTTCGGTCTCGAGCTGTATGTATTCTACTGTGAACTGTGAGAAAGACAGGAAagacagaagaaagagagaaataagcATGTGCTGCTTTTTCATGTCATAaacactattcggacgggactagttttacgtggggacgtggagtaacgcaattttacctcaggacgtctgtaatattaattggccaattcgcacgggacaagacatctcagtaaaactagcagaaatgggaggggtaactcgctttacgcaccgcTGTAACCTccttgcttcctgtttcaagcgcctccatgcttgcaaaacgcgccaaaaactacttttaaacaggaaatgacggaattttaccgtacatatttacagcaggtctattcggacgggattagtattacctgaggtaatttttccggacatttttacagaaggtaaaagtcaccgtaatctttactgacattgtccgtaatgattaccgagatggcgcattcggacgggactaaaatcacggagaagctctggtaataattactttacacccacgtccccacgtaaaactagtcccgtctgAATAGTGCTTTACTCTCAGTCTCTTTATGCTACAGTGAACATCTGTCTTACtgcctaaataaataaataaataagagccAAATCGTAGCTGagatatttttttcccccttcattGTCTTAACATTTATACGATATAAACAAACTAGATTGCATATAGAGACATAAAGGGGTGTGTTTGCTGTAGATTTCTCTACCCGGGGTGTCGTGCTGTGAGCTACGTGCGGTGTTTGAGCAAATTAGTGATTATAtacatcagtgttttatttgtgtggtAGGTTTTACGTTATATGCGTTAATCTTACGATGACGGGTTTGGTGACCATCCTGCGAAGAGTTCCTATCCGTACGCTCCTGCACTCCAGAATAATGCTCTCCAACTTCTCCGTCTGACCCAATTTCCGCTTCTTCAACACAGGGTCTTCGCACAAGGCGTTTCGAAACTGCTGgaatattaaacaaaactgACTCGGAGATGATCGACACTCTACACACGCAAAGTACTAAGAGGAAAATATCCTCCAGAATTAAAACCATTATTATATACACCGGCTAACGAGCACGATCTTGCGCAAAACTGGACAAAACGGGGTCCTTACCGGATCTTTTAAGCGGTTCTTTCTGGGCACCATATTCCTGTGGTCCATGTCAGTAAAAAATTCGCATGCGTGCTCTTCGTGGTCTGTGACTTCTTTAACGGCAGCTTCCACTCTGCCACCAGAAGGTGCCGGCGAGGAGTGGGCGGAGTCAGCGGGCCTCGGAGAGACGCTGTCCAACCGGTTCACGCTGCCCGTGCTAGAACTGTCAGCCTCGTCGTCTTCGTCGCTGGACAGTAcgactgtaaataaacacagcatGTCAGCTGCAGATGCATCGTGGGGCTTTCTAGAGATTGTTAGATTTGATATAAACACGAATTATTTTGATGATGTGATGTACTGATTGACCAATTAATGGCTCCGCTCGAATGGACACAGTGCTGTTGAGTAAACAGCACTCACTTGGGTCGTTGAGTTCATGCTGCTTGGCGAGAGGCTGCCTCTTCCCCATGATTAGCTTAGCGCCGTTGTGAGGGAGCAGCAGACCTCCTCGGTTAATGCGTGCTGGTGGGTTCATGGCCATTTCGGCGTGAGCAGCGCGCGACCCTGAGGTCACGCCGTAGAAGCTCTTGCTGAGCTGAGTGATGCTAGGAGAGCCAGGAGAGGGAAGGGAGCGTTCAGGCACTCGAGGGGCAGGTGAGGAGGGGACAGCAGGCAGAAGGGGCACTTCAGTGGGCAGCGGGTTCCCGCAGCTTTCACATTTCGTGTGGTCTTCACTTCGCTGGCTGCACTTTCCGCATACGGTGAAGTACTCGTCCGGCTGCAATGACTGTCAGAGACACGGAGAGGAAAGGAATATTGCAGTTGTTCACTAGTGAAGACAGCGTGTCTCTGCTAAGACATGAGATTttcttacttattttatttatttatttattttttttaaacgcaCGAGAAAACTGTTGGAATCCTGTCAGAATCTGAATCCTGGCCGTGTCTGAGCAGTAAGATTTGATTTGACTTTTGGGGCATTTCAGAAAGGAACATGGACAAATGTTTGTCCAGAATATAACCTGTCTGGTAGAGCTGAACTTAAACatggtcacatacacaaagtgacacTGCTgcatccatttattattattattattattattattattaattctttgCGTAAACACACATGAATGTCTGGTTTATTGAAATTTCCCTTCAGCACTAAATCCTCAGTGACCTGCTTGACTTCCATCGCCGTACACTGTGAACACTGACCTGAATTAAACGCTCCTTACCTCTGCCTTGCCGATGCTTTCGAACATCGGCCGCCTCTTCGACTGGACGCATCTCTTTATGTTCGGAGTTTCAGAGTCTGAAGGACAGagagccagaaaaaaaaaaaaatgctatgaGCCAGGTTCTATAAATAGAAAATGACAGACACGGTTTAAGTTAAGGACACCAGCCGGCTATCTAATAAGAAGGCAAATTAGAAAATATTACTTTTCACATTTTCTATATACATCTGCCTAATAATTCTCACAACTGGCAGCATGAAGGTTAATAAAATCAGAAACACGTGATGACACAGCCTTTGAGTGTTTACTCAGTTTGCCAAAggaaatacattacattacccccccctccccctctctctgtgtaagAGGTATATTGCTGGCTTGCTCCTAGTGCCAAATCTGTCACGGTATCAGAATAATAAGCAGGCTCCTCGGTCTTCCAGAGCACACTGTAGAAAAGAAAGCCATTTCCCTAAATCAAGGTTAACCCGTTGTACAAAACACTAATGTTTTCTTCCCTCCATATCATTCTATAAAGAGTAAAGGGTACACTGCATGTACCACAAGTTTAATAGTGGGcaaaaggagggagggagagagagagagagaagagggaaaaaaaaaaaaaaaaaaacgacataCAGGTTCTTAAATCAGCCGTTTACACATAATCTCGTGCGTCTAACATGCTGAAAATGAGACGCGGTAGGAGGCGAACGGTCTGAAAGCATCCGTCGTGACTCACTGCTTCGAAAGGTTATCCAACTGCCCGTGTCTAGACCATTTGTGTGTTCTACTCACACATTGCCAAGGGAACAGGCTGTATCTTTTAAAAAATCACCCAAGGACTGAGATACTGTCCgtctcccttttttctttttctagctCCGCTCTTCTCGTTCCTGTCCCTCAGAGGAGACGCAGATTAATCAGAGGCCAATGATCCGCTCTGGATATACGCTGACACGCACACCACCATAGAGCTCGGACTCGtttggcgcacacacacatcgccACAGGCTGTGCGGTCTTAcatagcgcacacacactctgttcctttctttattctctcagtcgTGTACCGTGTGCCTGAGACGCACAGGCCGTTCTCATCAAAAACGGAGACGAAATGAAGGGAGGAAGAAC encodes:
- the senp6a gene encoding sentrin-specific protease 6 isoform X7, which encodes MRLNDGVSLLLHLVSFLSAISVWLRDTNSLNRQHHGINNMANKKSVFIEALDRSEASRDGGFKHSWSFSLSADREEERRNEPSLVTMDQVGGRQDLSPDGVKDAPPLRHFDPMEPIKTYERRNHFKSGNRTGMGKSSEAQHALAISPLPNRTNYLIMSSVPPQGVVVQGRLFQHAHLPSSVRKPVQSNLDLKERSDFTTQRAELDKIILTCPELSDSETPNIKRCVQSKRRPMFESIGKAESLQPDEYFTVCGKCSQRSEDHTKCESCGNPLPTEVPLLPAVPSSPAPRVPERSLPSPGSPSITQLSKSFYGVTSGSRAAHAEMAMNPPARINRGGLLLPHNGAKLIMGKRQPLAKQHELNDPIVLSSDEDDEADSSSTGSVNRLDSVSPRPADSAHSSPAPSGGRVEAAVKEVTDHEEHACEFFTDMDHRNMVPRKNRLKDPFRNALCEDPVLKKRKLGQTEKLESIILECRSVRIGTLRRMVTKPVIFTVEYIQLETEGQEIDVMEKVRLRSSELTSCEWCCVRKLPVLFFQTSDSECQRLRTQLKMSQESGGLWYDCSSENLDEKYIVLIFENGLSMQEQVILEDILVEIGRNNQLAQFPARLSFDEANVRLVQYNKASKEKEKAKAQKAKPGPSPPTPATTATTANASVTTATANAATASTVTATPAASTETTVQTRFSAPLHGIYDEDDDEDMAELQPTFTGPIIKLIVYPPPPAKGGISVTNEDLHCLNDGEFLNDVIIDFYLKYLFMEKLKKDDACRSHVFSSFFYKRLNQRERRSAPDTTNLPIQKRKHNRVKTWTRHVDLFQKDFIFVPINESAHWYLAVICFPGLERPCVEPNPHYQPQTHSQAQASSPSELGSSVLNDGGMEEPSPHTEPLSFNPEDVNTEAERQDTSHSSGSSCLHRAPEHSCTTHSQRVNGQVQSHFTDGLQRISVCYSSEDPGTFSDDQSSSHDECSEDGALGDDTVTSESLEWASKPTICKQPCILIMDSLRGPARSTVVKTLREYLEVEWEVKKSTHRSFGKDLMKGSSPRVPQQDNFSDCGVYVLQYVESFFENPVPSFHLPMNLLDWFPQQRMKTKREEIKELILKIQSQQQLDRGNSGQDLDVGEVCEDLDIGDALESADLIPPIS
- the senp6a gene encoding sentrin-specific protease 6 isoform X6; this translates as MRLNDGVSLLLHLVSFLSAISVWLRDTNSLNRQHHGINNMANKKSVFIEALDRSEASRDGGFKHSWSFSLSADREEERRNEPSLVTMDQVGGRQDLSPDGVKDAPPLRHFDPMEPIKTYERRNHFKSGNRTGMGKSSEAQHALAISPLPNRTNYLIMSSVPPQGVVVQGRLFQHAHLPSSVRKPVQSNLDLKERSDFTTQRAELDKIILTCPELSDSETPNIKRCVQSKRRPMFESIGKAESLQPDEYFTVCGKCSQRSEDHTKCESCGNPLPTEVPLLPAVPSSPAPRVPERSLPSPGSPSITQLSKSFYGVTSGSRAAHAEMAMNPPARINRGGLLLPHNGAKLIMGKRQPLAKQHELNDPIVLSSDEDDEADSSSTGSVNRLDSVSPRPADSAHSSPAPSGGRVEAAVKEVTDHEEHACEFFTDMDHRNMVPRKNRLKDPFRNALCEDPVLKKRKLGQTEKLESIILECRSVRIGTLRRMVTKPVIFTVEYIQLETEGQEIDVMEKVRLRSSELTSCEWCCVRKLPVLFFQTSDSECQRLRTQLKMSQESGGLWYDCSSENLDEKYIVLIFENGLSMQEQVILEDILVEIGRNNQLAQFPARLSFDEANVRLVQYNKASKEKEKSCPQAKAQKAKPGPSPPTPATTATTANASVTTATANAATASTVTATPAASTETTVQTRFSAPLHGIYDEDDDEDMAELQPTFTGPIIKLIVYPPPPAKGGISVTNEDLHCLNDGEFLNDVIIDFYLKYLFMEKLKKDDACRSHVFSSFFYKRLNQRERRSAPDTTNLPIQKRKHNRVKTWTRHVDLFQKDFIFVPINESAHWYLAVICFPGLERPCVEPNPHYQPQTHSQAQASSPSELGSSVLNDGGMEEPSPHTEPLSFNPEDVNTEAERQDTSHSSGSSCLHRAPEHSCTTHSQRVNGQVQSHFTDGLQRISVCYSSEDPGTFSDDQSSSHDECSEDGALGDDTVTSESLEWASKPTICKQPCILIMDSLRGPARSTVVKTLREYLEVEWEVKKSTHRSFGKDLMKGSSPRVPQQDNFSDCGVYVLQYVESFFENPVPSFHLPMNLLDWFPQQRMKTKREEIKELILKIQSQQQLDRGNSGQDLDVGEVCEDLDIGDALESADLIPPIS
- the senp6a gene encoding sentrin-specific protease 6 isoform X12 produces the protein MDQVGGRQDLSPDGVKDAPPLRHFDPMEPIKTYERRNHFKSGNRTGMGKSSEAQHALAISPLPNRTNYLIMSSVPPQGVVVQGRLFQHAHLPSSVRKPVQRSDFTTQRAELDKIILTCPELSDSETPNIKRCVQSKRRPMFESIGKAESLQPDEYFTVCGKCSQRSEDHTKCESCGNPLPTEVPLLPAVPSSPAPRVPERSLPSPGSPSITQLSKSFYGVTSGSRAAHAEMAMNPPARINRGGLLLPHNGAKLIMGKRQPLAKQHELNDPSECCLLNSTVSIRAEPLIVVLSSDEDDEADSSSTGSVNRLDSVSPRPADSAHSSPAPSGGRVEAAVKEVTDHEEHACEFFTDMDHRNMVPRKNRLKDPQFRNALCEDPVLKKRKLGQTEKLESIILECRSVRIGTLRRMVTKPVIFTVEYIQLETEGQEIDVMEKVRLRSSELTSCEWCCVRKLPVLFFQTSDSECQRLRTQLKMSQESGGLWYDCSSENLDEKYIVLIFENGLSMQEQVILEDILVEIGRNNQLAQFPARLSFDEANVRLVQYNKASKEKEKSCPQAKAQKAKPGPSPPTPATTATTANASVTTATANAATASTVTATPAASTETTVQTRFSAPLHGIYDEDDDEDMAELQPTFTGPIIKLIVYPPPPAKGGISVTNEDLHCLNDGEFLNDVIIDFYLKYLFMEKLKKDDACRSHVFSSFFYKRLNQRERRSAPDTTNLPIQKRKHNRVKTWTRHVDLFQKDFIFVPINESAHWYLAVICFPGLERPCVEPNPHYQPQTHSQAQASSPSELGSSVLNDGGMEEPSPHTEPLSFNPEDVNTEAERQDTSHSSGSSCLHRAPEHSCTTHSQRVNGQVQSHFTDGLQRISVCYSSEDPGTFSDDQSSSHDECSEDGALGDDTVTSESLEWASKPTICKQPCILIMDSLRGPARSTVVKTLREYLEVEWEVKKSTHRSFGKDLMKGSSPRVPQQDNFSDCGVYVLQYVESFFENPVPSFHLPMNLLDWFPQQRMKTKREEIKELILKIQSQQQLDRGNSGQDLDVGEVCEDLDIGDALESADLIPPIS